A window from Callithrix jacchus isolate 240 chromosome 17, calJac240_pri, whole genome shotgun sequence encodes these proteins:
- the C17H3orf80 gene encoding putative membrane protein C3orf80 homolog: MWGPGVTAEGLSVAPAPPPLLPLLLLLALALVAPSRGGGGCAELACGERERCCDATNATAVRCCKLPLHAFLDNVGWFVRKLSGLLILLVLFAIGYFLQRIICPSPRRYPRGQARPGQRPGPPGGPGPLGGAGPPDDDDDSPALLRDEAAAGSQDSLLDSGGSGRGRGGCGRSDPSCTSEHELRVVSPAFLQLPSYEEVKYLPTYEESMRLQQLSPGEVVLPVSVLGRPRGGGAAEPDGGEGRFPLI, translated from the coding sequence ATGTGGGGACCCGGGGTCACGGCCGAGGGCCTGTCGGTGGCTCCGGCGCCGCCGCCtttgctgccgctgctgctgctgctggctctgGCGCTGGTGGCGCCCTCGCGGGGCGGCGGGGGCTGCGCGGAGCTGGCGTGCGGCGAGCGGGAGCGCTGCTGCGACGCGACCAACGCCACCGCGGTGCGCTGCTGCAAGCTCCCGCTGCACGCCTTCCTGGACAACGTGGGCTGGTTCGTCCGCAAGCTCTCGGGGCTGCTCATCCTGCTGGTGCTCTTCGCCATCGGTTATTTCCTGCAGCGCATCATCTGCCCCAGTCCACGCAGGTACCCGCGCGGCCAGGCCCGCCCGGGGCAGCGGCCCGGGCCTCCGGGGGGCCCCGGACCGCTGGGCGGCGCGGGGCCGCCCGACGACGACGACGACTCGCCCGCTCTGCTGCGCGACGAGGCGGCCGCGGGCTCGCAGGACTCACTGCTGGACAGCGGCGGCAGCGGCCGGGGCCGGGGAGGCTGCGGGCGCTCGGACCCCTCCTGCACCTCGGAACACGAGCTGCGCGTAGTGTCGCCGGCCTTCCTGCAGCTGCCCAGCTACGAGGAGGTCAAGTACCTGCCCACCTACGAGGAATCCATGCGTCTACAGCAGCTCAGCCCCGGGGAGGTCGTGCTCCCAGTGTCGGTGCTTGGCCGCCCGCGAGGCGGGGGCGCCGCGGAGCCCGACGGCGGCGAAGGCCGCTTCCCCCTCATTTGA